In the Syntrophales bacterium genome, TCGGTTGTGCCTTGGATATGCACTCCCGTTACGACAGTCTCGATGCTCTGCCCTACCCTGCCTATGACCTGCTTCCGGCCCCGGATGTGGTAGCGCTTGTCACCTCCAGGGGCTGTCCTTATTCCTGCACCTACTGTGCTTCGCCGTACTTGCATGAGAGTTTCGAGACCCGTGATCCCCATGCCGTTGTCGATGAAATAGCCTTCTGGAATGGCCAGATGGGCATCAGGAACTTCTCATTCTATGACGACGCGCTTCTCGTCGATTCGAAAAACCGGGCCGTCCCCATGCTCGAAGAGATTATTCGGCGAAAGCTCGACTGTTCATTCCATTGCCCGAACGGACTCCATATCAGGGAAATCAATCGCCAAACGGCATCGCTGCTTTACCGGGCGGGCTTCAAAACCCTTCGTTTCGGCCTTGAGACCGCCGGAGCCAGGGAGCAGATCGAATTCGACGTCAAGGTATCTGACGAAGAAGCTGAACAGGCCGTCCGTTACCTGATCGAGGCGGGATACCGGGGAGAAGACATCGGCATGTACCTCCTCTGCGGACTGCCCGGGCAGGAGGTTTCGAACGTCATGGCCGGCATAGCCTTTGTGGCGTCTCTTGGCGCATATCCCATTATAACTGAATACTCCCCGATCCCCGGGACCTTTCTGTGGCACGATGCCGTTGCCGTCTCGAGCCTCGATCTTGAGAAGGAACCCCTGTTTCACAACAACACTATTCTTCCCTGCGGAGGTGCTACAATGAGCACCACTGCCCGGCAGGATGTAAAGACAGCGGCCCGGGCCTGTCGAAAAACCTTGATTCAAGGCGGGGAAACCATTAGTATGCACGCATAACGTGATTCCTATGAATGGTATTCTGTGGTGGACAAAACAGATCGCTGTTGCTGTTATTTCGGTGCTGTTCCTCATCAAGGGCATCCATGTCCTTGTGGGTGCCTACCAGCTTGACAACCCCTTTGAATTCATTATGTACTTTTTCTCGTCATGCCTGCTCATCCTTGTCAGCGCCAGCATCCTTCTCTATCCGGCCTTCAGGATCTATGGAAGGATCCGGGGAGAAAAACAGGAACAGGGACATGCAGGGGAGAGTTCCCATGAATAAACGACGCCGGATTTTTGCGGCCCCCTCCCTGTTCGGGGGAGCCGGAGTCTCGTGTTTTCTCTGTTTTCTCTGGTTCTTCGGAACATCACAGGCCTTCGCCATCGACCTGGAAAAGCGGGTGAACAAAACGGTCATGAATAACGGTATCACCCTCCTGGTCATGGAGCGTACAGTCAGCCCCACGGTTTCCATCTATATACAGCACCGCGCGGGCGCCGTGGATGAAGACAGCGGATACAGCGGAGCCGCCCATTTGCTTGAACACATGATGTTTAAGGGAACCAGAACCATCGGCACCTCAGACTACGATGAGGAGTCGCGCTTGAGACAACGGATAGAGGAACGAGTCAGGCGTCTTGAAATCACGGTGAGGACGGAGGGATCCGGTTCAGAGGCCGCCCGGGCACTGGAAGAGGAAATCAGACGCCTGGAAGATGAGAAAAGAAGCTACATACGATCGAATGAAATCGACCGTCTCTACCGTGAGCGGGGAGGCGTGGGCCTGAACGCGGCCACCGGGCATGACATGACATCCTACATGGTGAGTCTGCCGTCCAACAGCCTCGAGTTGTGGGCCCGTATCGAATCGGACCGCCTGTCGAACCCTGTTTTCAGAGAGTTTGTCCAGGAGCGAAATGTCGTCATCGAGGAGCGCCGGCAGGTCGTTGACTCCCGGCCGGAACGGCAACTTATGGAACTGTTCCTGGCGGCGGCTTTCATCGCCCACCCCTACGGACACCCCGTTATAGGATGGCCCGCTGACATACCCCGAATCGACAGAGACTACCTCCTCCATTTCTTCGCGACCCGTTACAGACCTGAAAACACGGTCATCACCATCGTGGGTGATGTCCGCACCGAGGAGGCGGCCGGCCTGGTACGGCGGTATTTCGGTTCCCTGGGAAACGGCGTGCCGCCGGGATCGACACTTCGAAACATAACGGATGAGCCTCCACAGAGAGGTGAACGGCGTACCACCCTTCGATCCGGCGCCTCGCCCCGCCTTCTCCTGGGGTTTCACAAGCCGGCTTTCCCGGCCTATGAGGACGCCGTTTTCGACGTACTTGAACTCGTTCTGGCGGGAGGAAGGTCATCCCGCCTGTACCGGTCCCTCGTCACTGAGCGGGGTATCGCCGCTTCGGTTCGGGTTTCAAACGGATTTCCCGGAGAGCGGTATGACAACCTGTTCATCATCGCCGCCGAACCCATGACGGGCAGGAGTCTCGCGGAACTCGAGGACGCGCTGTACAGTGAACTGGATCGTCTCAAAGACGAGCCCCTCCCGGAACGAGAACTTCGAAAGGCCAAAAACCGGATTAAAACTGATTTTCTGCGCGGCTTCGATTCGAACAACGGCATCGCGAGGCTCCTGTCATATGTCGAAACTCTCACGGGAGACTACCGGGAGGTGACGACCTATCTGGAAGCCGTCGAATCCATCACGGCCGAGGACATAATGAATGCCGCGTCGTCCCGACTAACGTCATCGAACAGAACCGTTGCGGTTCTTATACAGGACGAAACTCCATGAACAAAAAATTCCCCTGGTTAGTGACGGTTTTGCTGTTGATCCTGCCGCTCGTGGGTTGCGCCCCGGCCTCTTCTCCTCTTTTGAAGGATCCTGAAAATCTTCTCTATCCTCCGCTCCGCTTTGACCCGCCCCGGGCGGAGCGTTTTGAGCTTGACAACGGGATGACGCTCTTTTTCCTGGAAGATCGCGAAATTCCTCTCGTCAGGCTTTCGCTGGCGGCACGAGCCGGATCGGTCTATGATCCCCCCGGCCGTGAAGGTCTGGCGGAGATTGCCGGGTCAGTCATGCGGACCGGAGGAACACCGGCCATGAGTCCCGACGAGTTCGACGACGAACTGGATTATCGCGCAATCGACCTCGATGTGTCGGTAACGGCGCAGACGCTGCTGGTAACCCTTACGGTCGCGGAGGATTATTTTGACGATGCCCTGGCGCTCCTGGGGAACATGATGATGACACCGCTCTTCGACCCGGAGCGCCTTGAACTGGCCCGGCGCATCAAGATCGAGGAGTTGAAGCGGCTTCCCGACAACCCCCAGGCTCTCGCTTTTCGAGAATTCACGAAACTTCTCTACCGGGATTCCTCCTGGGGAAGGCCGCCGTCGATAGCTTCAGTGGAAGCCCTGACCAGGGACGACTGTCTGGATTTTCTGAGCCGTCACCTCTCTCCCGATACGATCATGATCTCCGTGAGCGGCGCTGTGACCGCGGAAGAGGCGAAGACAAAACTTTCGAAACACTTCGGATCATGGCGAGCGGCCGCTCCCCTGCCGCCCGTCGAAGCCCCCTCCCCCTCCGTGTCAGGCCCTCTCCGGCACATCCATAGAGAGGTCCCCCAGTCGGTGATCGTCATCGGCCACATCGGCCCCGGAAAAAAAAGCGCCGACTACTACGCCATGACCGTACTCGATTTCATCGTGGGCGGCGGCTTTCGATCACTGATGTTCCTCGAAATCAGGACCCGGAAGGGGCTCGCCTACAGCACGGGCACTTTGTACAATCCACGAAGCGATTTCGGCGTTCTTGCCGCCTACGCCATGACCGGCCCGGACACAACAGCTTCCGTGATCGAATCCACTCTGTCTATTCTCGAAACGGTGAAGGTCCGTCCGGTGGATGAAGAAACACTCCGCTGGGCACGGAATGCTCTGACGAACAGTCATATCTTCTCGTTCCTCTCGCCACACCAGATCGCCCTCGGACAGATGATGGATGAATTTGAAGGACTTCCCCCGGATTTCCTTCGAAGGTATCCCGAAGGCATCAATGCCGTTACGGCCGATGACCTGCAGCGGGTAGCCGCCACATGGCTTGACGGCGGCTACCGCACCATAGTGGTTCTCGGTGACTCTTCCCGCTTTGACCAGCCCCTTTCCCGTTTCGGCACCTCCCTGAAACTGGATAGCGATCTTGTCGTGGATCCGGGGGAAGAAATGCGGGTTTTACAAACAAAACCTCACCAGATAAGAAAGAATGAAAAGCCATGCCCATAAACTCCAATGCCTACGCATCGATCTGTGACCGGATTGATTCCTACACCGACGACATGATCCAACTCCAGACCAGGCTTACCGCAATCCCCGCCATCGCGCCGGAAAACGGCGGCAACGGAGAACAGGAAAAGGCCCGGGCACTTCTGGGTATCCTTCAGGGCTGGGGCTTCAGGGACTTCACCTCCTATGACGCTCCCGACGAAAGAACATCTTCGGGTGTCAGACCCAACGTCGTGTACACCCTTCAGGGACGAGACCGTGACCACACCGTGTGGATCATAACCCATCTCGACGTAGTCCCGCCGGGCGAGCTGTCGCTCTGGTCGGCGGACCCCTACCGGGCCGTCGTGAAAGACGGCAAGATATTCGGCCGTGGAACTGAAGACAACCAGCAGGACATGGTTTCCTCGATCATGGCGGCCAGGGCCTTTCTCGATACGGGCATTACCCCTGTGTCGAACATCGGCCTGGCCTTTGTCGCCGACGAGGAAACTGCAAGCGCGAAAGGCCTGGGCTACCTGCTGGAACATCACCGGCAGCTTTTCAAGGCCAGTGACTGTATCGTAGTTCCTGATTTCGGCAATGTCGATGGGTCAGGTATCGAGATCGCCGAAAAAAGCATGCTCTGGCTGCGTTTCAGAACCACAGGGAAACAGTGCCACGCCAGCGTTCCCTCCCTGGGCAACAATGCCATGGCAGCGGGGGCCCACCTCACGGTACGGCTCGAACGCCTGAAGACGGTATTCGCGGAAGCCGACCCCCTGTATGATTACCCCATCAGCACCTTCGAGCCGACGAAAAAAGAGGCCACCGTCCCCAATATCAACACCATACCCGGTGAAGATGTCTTCTACCTTGACTGCCGCGTTCTTCCCCGCTACGACCTCATGGATGTTATGAAGAAAGTCCGGGAGATCACCGAAGAAATAGAGAACGAGCGGGGGGTCTCCGTCGAGGTCACCGTGATTCAGAGCGGGCAGGCCCCGGCGCCCACGCCGGTGGACGCGCCCGTTGTAAGACGTCTGAAGGAAGCCGTAGACGAGGTATACGGAATATCCGCGGTACCTGTCGGTATCGGCGGTGGTACGGTGGCGGCCTTGCTCCGAAGAGAAGGTCTCCCCGTGGCCGCCTGGTCAAAGGTGAACCGCACAGCCCACCAGCCTGACGAGCACTGCGACATAGCAACCATGACGGGAAACGCTAAAGTCTTTGCCAGACTGTTTCTTCAGGAACGGGAGGACTGAAAAAGGAAAAGATTTGCAATCAATTTTCCGAAATGATAGTATTTTTGTTTCATGCATACAACCTCGCCACAGAAAAACATTACGGACCTTACGGACACGGTACCGGTTTACCGGTGTGCTCCGGCATCGGTTGGTGCCGGACGGTGACGTCACGAAGGGTGAGTTGTATTGAATACGGAACCATCACAGAACGTCTCTGTCAGAAAAATCGTTTTCCCTGACAATGCGGCGCTCAAGTCACTACTCGGCGAACATGACAGGAACGCCGGCAATATCGAGAAACTTGAAAACGTAACGATCCGGAGCCGAGGAAACGCGGTTTCCGTATCGGGTGGAAGTGAAGAAGTTGACTTTGTCTGCAACCTTCTCGATCAGCTCTACCTGATCATTGAAAAGGGTTACGCTGTCTATCCCCCGGATATCGAGTACGCCCACCGGATCTTATCGGGCGATATGAGCGTGAACCTGGAAAAAATATTTCTCGACACCGTTTTTATTTCCTCGAAGAAAAAGGTCATCACCCCGAAAAGCATCGCCCAGAAGTACTATATCGATACCATGAGAACCCATGATATTGTTTTCGGCATCGGACCGGCCGGTACGGGCAAAACCTACCTTGCCATGGCCATGGCCGTGGCAGCGCTCTTTGAAAAGCGGGTCGCCAGAATTGTCCTCACGCGACCGGCCGTCGAGGCAGGGGAAAAGCTGGGGTTTCTTCCCGGGGATCTTGCCGAGAAGGTGAATCCCTACCTGCGGCCCGTCTATGATGCCCTTTACGACATGATGGATTTTGAACGGGCCACGACCATGATCGAGAAAGGCATCATCGAGGTTGCCCCCCTGGCTTTCATGAGAGGAAGAACCCTCAACGATTCCTTCATAATCCTCGATGAGGCCCAGAACACGACACCGGAACAGATGAAGATGTTTCTCACCAGGCTCGGTTACGACTCCAGAGCGGTCATTACGGGAGACGTCACTCAGACCGATCTACCCCCCGACAAGATATCGGGACTTGTCCACGCAGAATCATTGCTGAAAAAAACCGCGGGCATCGGTTTCGCCTATTTTTCGGATATCGACGTTGTACGACACCCCCTGGTACAGGAAATCATCCGTGCCTACAACGGTGGGGGCGATTGATCATGGTTTCAGTTCCCTGGAAAAAACAAAAAAACCCAAACGCCAAGACGTCACCCTTCTGGCCGGCAGCATCGATGCCTTTCTTTCCTGACAACGGCAAGCTGGTCATGACGGGTATCCTCGTTGCCGCCTGCCTTTTTTTCGGCTGGGCGCTTTCCCCCCATCCGAGTCAGAGGATACCGTCCTACAGTGTCGGTTCAATAGCGGCAAAAGATATTAAGGCGGACCGTGACCTCCTCGTGCAGGACACGGCCGCCACGGAACAGAAACGCCAGGAAGCCTCGCGGGAAACTCCCGCCGTTTATGAATACGACAGCGAACTTCCCCGACTGATAGCATCGGCCTTGAGGGAAACCTTCATTGCCGCGGCTGAACTGAGTCCCGGACCGGCCGACGAGAACGAAGAATCGACCACCGGCCCG is a window encoding:
- a CDS encoding radical SAM protein gives rise to the protein MKKVSPAILLVNPWIHDFAAFDAWSKPLGLLYIASVLRAEGFSARIIDCLDWRHPSPRPGPKRLDNGSGHFRKTEIPKPASIAHIPRKYSRYGMDPLDFRRDLLSHEKPDAVFITSMMTYWYPGVFEAIGIVKKCLPGVPVVLGGIYATLCPDHALKFSGADLVVTGDVLPAAPGRVHLSSAAGGRMRTPSNLQGILEEVVGCALDMHSRYDSLDALPYPAYDLLPAPDVVALVTSRGCPYSCTYCASPYLHESFETRDPHAVVDEIAFWNGQMGIRNFSFYDDALLVDSKNRAVPMLEEIIRRKLDCSFHCPNGLHIREINRQTASLLYRAGFKTLRFGLETAGAREQIEFDVKVSDEEAEQAVRYLIEAGYRGEDIGMYLLCGLPGQEVSNVMAGIAFVASLGAYPIITEYSPIPGTFLWHDAVAVSSLDLEKEPLFHNNTILPCGGATMSTTARQDVKTAARACRKTLIQGGETISMHA
- a CDS encoding insulinase family protein — encoded protein: MNKRRRIFAAPSLFGGAGVSCFLCFLWFFGTSQAFAIDLEKRVNKTVMNNGITLLVMERTVSPTVSIYIQHRAGAVDEDSGYSGAAHLLEHMMFKGTRTIGTSDYDEESRLRQRIEERVRRLEITVRTEGSGSEAARALEEEIRRLEDEKRSYIRSNEIDRLYRERGGVGLNAATGHDMTSYMVSLPSNSLELWARIESDRLSNPVFREFVQERNVVIEERRQVVDSRPERQLMELFLAAAFIAHPYGHPVIGWPADIPRIDRDYLLHFFATRYRPENTVITIVGDVRTEEAAGLVRRYFGSLGNGVPPGSTLRNITDEPPQRGERRTTLRSGASPRLLLGFHKPAFPAYEDAVFDVLELVLAGGRSSRLYRSLVTERGIAASVRVSNGFPGERYDNLFIIAAEPMTGRSLAELEDALYSELDRLKDEPLPERELRKAKNRIKTDFLRGFDSNNGIARLLSYVETLTGDYREVTTYLEAVESITAEDIMNAASSRLTSSNRTVAVLIQDETP
- a CDS encoding insulinase family protein yields the protein MNKKFPWLVTVLLLILPLVGCAPASSPLLKDPENLLYPPLRFDPPRAERFELDNGMTLFFLEDREIPLVRLSLAARAGSVYDPPGREGLAEIAGSVMRTGGTPAMSPDEFDDELDYRAIDLDVSVTAQTLLVTLTVAEDYFDDALALLGNMMMTPLFDPERLELARRIKIEELKRLPDNPQALAFREFTKLLYRDSSWGRPPSIASVEALTRDDCLDFLSRHLSPDTIMISVSGAVTAEEAKTKLSKHFGSWRAAAPLPPVEAPSPSVSGPLRHIHREVPQSVIVIGHIGPGKKSADYYAMTVLDFIVGGGFRSLMFLEIRTRKGLAYSTGTLYNPRSDFGVLAAYAMTGPDTTASVIESTLSILETVKVRPVDEETLRWARNALTNSHIFSFLSPHQIALGQMMDEFEGLPPDFLRRYPEGINAVTADDLQRVAATWLDGGYRTIVVLGDSSRFDQPLSRFGTSLKLDSDLVVDPGEEMRVLQTKPHQIRKNEKPCP
- a CDS encoding M20 family metallo-hydrolase, which translates into the protein MPINSNAYASICDRIDSYTDDMIQLQTRLTAIPAIAPENGGNGEQEKARALLGILQGWGFRDFTSYDAPDERTSSGVRPNVVYTLQGRDRDHTVWIITHLDVVPPGELSLWSADPYRAVVKDGKIFGRGTEDNQQDMVSSIMAARAFLDTGITPVSNIGLAFVADEETASAKGLGYLLEHHRQLFKASDCIVVPDFGNVDGSGIEIAEKSMLWLRFRTTGKQCHASVPSLGNNAMAAGAHLTVRLERLKTVFAEADPLYDYPISTFEPTKKEATVPNINTIPGEDVFYLDCRVLPRYDLMDVMKKVREITEEIENERGVSVEVTVIQSGQAPAPTPVDAPVVRRLKEAVDEVYGISAVPVGIGGGTVAALLRREGLPVAAWSKVNRTAHQPDEHCDIATMTGNAKVFARLFLQERED
- a CDS encoding PhoH family protein encodes the protein MNTEPSQNVSVRKIVFPDNAALKSLLGEHDRNAGNIEKLENVTIRSRGNAVSVSGGSEEVDFVCNLLDQLYLIIEKGYAVYPPDIEYAHRILSGDMSVNLEKIFLDTVFISSKKKVITPKSIAQKYYIDTMRTHDIVFGIGPAGTGKTYLAMAMAVAALFEKRVARIVLTRPAVEAGEKLGFLPGDLAEKVNPYLRPVYDALYDMMDFERATTMIEKGIIEVAPLAFMRGRTLNDSFIILDEAQNTTPEQMKMFLTRLGYDSRAVITGDVTQTDLPPDKISGLVHAESLLKKTAGIGFAYFSDIDVVRHPLVQEIIRAYNGGGD